In candidate division KSB1 bacterium, one genomic interval encodes:
- a CDS encoding Ig-like domain-containing protein → MKNCHFARIRLIATFIISLSFTSGALAGGVIVSWDPNSEPDLLGYKVYWGTSSRNYSNVKDVGKLTNYTIQNLAEGAKYFFAVTAYDTAYNESDFSVEVSYTVPISDNTPPEIASASLKSSTELELVYTEPVEKSSAEMISNYQISGGVSIISVTLNVNQSSVRITTSPHQSGSYIITVNHVKDLAGNEIQTNSTASYQMVPEDLDPPTITGIQILDANHVDVTFSEPINKATAENISNYSINNGVSILQAKLDQNGKTVHLTTSNHQPNVNYTLMINNICDLATKPNYIKPNSSISYQFIVKDTTPPEIYSVTIRNESLVDVVFSEKIEQTSAETVTNYQINHGVKVLVAILDINQTTVHLSTTVHAANLSYEIRVSNIRDLASPANVINPNSSYRYDYYPDDHIPPTIVNAVAVDEYHVDVTFSEMVARETAENKNNFQIDKGIIVVEAKLDTNKRIVHLTTSAHQTGETYTLRAKNIKDLSPNANVIADNAQIQYLYVYQDREAPRLENITVVYSTYLKLTFNETLDRQSAEHAGNYLISGAVKVLSAVLDNNLKVVHLTTSEHQPNINYTMTINEIRDGSPNRNRIAPNTTIQYKFEVQDGAIVIGLSKENYEFAYLDVGDRYYVDRNYTITSIPEAMKGYLWIKTANDDRSNMENNFLSFQLREAAKIYVAYDSRAVNYPDWLVNDFYRIGKYIGVSEYASKLDLWERECEPGIITVGGNLAPGAQGAESMYVLLIENKNAQRPGNPENMEDPLSLGPANMFLLYQNYPNPFNAGTEIRIQLPQEGDVELAIYNLLGQTIKILAQGHKSAGHYIFRWDGKHENGEPVPTGTYFSRLTIKQIQGAQDHRRTSIVYHHVRKMILIK, encoded by the coding sequence ATGAAAAATTGCCACTTCGCTCGCATAAGGTTAATTGCAACATTCATTATTTCCCTCAGCTTTACATCTGGAGCTTTAGCAGGAGGTGTTATCGTTAGCTGGGATCCCAATTCTGAGCCCGATCTTTTGGGCTATAAGGTCTATTGGGGAACGTCATCCAGAAATTATAGTAATGTGAAGGATGTTGGCAAGCTGACCAATTATACCATACAAAATCTCGCTGAAGGCGCTAAATACTTCTTTGCCGTGACCGCCTATGATACTGCATATAATGAAAGCGATTTTTCGGTCGAAGTAAGCTACACTGTTCCGATCAGCGACAACACCCCACCAGAGATTGCCTCAGCAAGCCTGAAAAGTTCCACAGAGTTAGAACTCGTCTACACTGAGCCGGTGGAAAAATCATCTGCCGAAATGATTTCAAATTATCAAATCAGCGGTGGGGTATCCATCATCTCAGTGACATTAAACGTCAATCAATCTTCAGTCCGAATTACTACTTCGCCGCATCAGTCTGGCTCTTATATTATAACAGTGAATCACGTGAAGGACCTGGCTGGAAATGAGATTCAGACCAATAGCACAGCAAGCTATCAAATGGTTCCAGAGGATTTAGACCCCCCAACCATCACTGGGATTCAAATTTTAGATGCCAATCACGTCGATGTAACCTTTAGTGAGCCAATTAATAAAGCAACGGCTGAAAATATCAGCAATTATAGCATCAATAATGGCGTTTCAATTCTGCAGGCGAAACTGGATCAAAACGGGAAGACAGTTCACCTCACAACCAGCAACCACCAGCCAAATGTTAATTATACTTTGATGATCAATAACATCTGCGATTTGGCTACAAAACCCAATTATATTAAACCTAATAGCTCCATTAGCTATCAATTTATCGTGAAAGACACTACTCCTCCGGAAATCTACTCCGTGACCATACGAAATGAGAGCTTGGTTGACGTGGTATTTTCTGAAAAAATTGAACAAACATCTGCCGAAACGGTAACTAATTATCAGATCAATCATGGAGTAAAGGTTCTGGTCGCTATTCTCGATATCAACCAGACCACGGTTCATTTGTCAACAACTGTTCATGCGGCAAACTTAAGCTACGAAATAAGAGTGAGCAACATTAGAGATCTGGCTTCCCCAGCAAATGTCATTAATCCAAATAGTAGCTATCGCTATGATTATTACCCAGACGATCATATCCCACCGACCATCGTCAATGCAGTGGCAGTGGACGAATATCACGTGGATGTCACTTTCTCTGAGATGGTTGCAAGAGAAACAGCCGAAAATAAGAATAATTTCCAGATCGATAAGGGGATCATTGTTGTTGAGGCGAAACTGGACACGAATAAGCGAATCGTCCATTTAACGACCTCAGCTCATCAAACTGGTGAGACTTATACACTCAGAGCCAAAAATATCAAGGATCTCTCGCCTAATGCGAATGTTATCGCCGATAATGCACAGATTCAATATTTGTACGTCTATCAAGACCGGGAAGCGCCGCGATTAGAAAATATTACAGTGGTTTATTCAACATATCTTAAACTCACATTTAATGAAACGCTCGATCGCCAATCAGCGGAACATGCAGGAAATTATCTGATAAGTGGCGCCGTTAAGGTGCTTAGCGCCGTATTAGATAACAATTTAAAGGTTGTACATTTGACGACTTCAGAGCATCAGCCAAATATCAATTATACAATGACAATCAATGAAATTCGAGATGGGTCACCAAATCGCAATCGAATCGCTCCGAATACCACCATTCAATACAAATTCGAAGTGCAAGATGGAGCGATCGTGATTGGATTGAGCAAGGAGAATTACGAATTTGCCTATTTGGACGTTGGTGATCGATACTATGTGGATCGGAATTATACGATCACGAGTATCCCCGAAGCTATGAAAGGCTATTTGTGGATCAAAACCGCCAACGATGACAGGAGCAACATGGAAAACAATTTTCTTTCATTCCAATTAAGAGAAGCTGCAAAAATTTATGTTGCTTACGATAGTCGGGCGGTGAATTATCCAGATTGGCTGGTGAATGATTTTTATCGCATCGGTAAATATATCGGCGTTTCAGAATATGCGAGCAAGTTGGATTTGTGGGAACGGGAATGTGAACCAGGGATCATAACGGTTGGAGGCAATCTTGCGCCAGGAGCACAAGGCGCAGAGAGTATGTATGTTTTACTCATCGAAAACAAAAATGCCCAACGCCCAGGGAACCCAGAGAATATGGAGGATCCCTTATCATTGGGTCCAGCAAATATGTTTTTATTATATCAAAATTACCCGAACCCATTTAATGCTGGAACGGAAATTCGCATTCAGCTCCCACAAGAGGGAGATGTTGAATTAGCGATCTATAACTTATTGGGACAGACAATTAAAATTCTGGCCCAAGGTCATAAATCCGCAGGTCATTACATTTTTCGCTGGGACGGCAAACATGAAAACGGGGAACCAGTGCCGACTGGGACCTATTTTTCACGGTTAACAATTAAGCAGATCCAAGGCGCTCAGGATCACAGGCGAACTTCGATTGTTTATCACCATGTGAGAAAAATGATCTTGATCAAATAG
- a CDS encoding energy-coupling factor ABC transporter ATP-binding protein: MKISFDHVWFHYNSLLSNQIDVLKDINLNIFDGEFIAIVGPSGSGKTTLLQHFTGLLRPSSGHIYVDDHDIWAKDYPIAELRRRIGLVFQFPENQLFERTVYLDVAFAPLMQRLSADEVYRRVIESLNQVGLAAEQIQMRSPHQLSQGEKRRVAIAGVLAMNPEMLVLDEPTAGLDPLGARTLLQLLEQIHSNGKTIVLISHHLDLVFQFAHRLIILNQGQIIFDGDTKHIFDDRKLLDQAQLELPRIIKLFHYLQNRQSRQMDGNFSFQAFQNIFKNMLPEVKSFNSSGE; the protein is encoded by the coding sequence ATGAAGATCAGCTTTGACCATGTTTGGTTTCACTATAATTCGCTATTGTCGAATCAAATCGACGTTTTGAAGGACATCAATCTAAATATTTTTGATGGCGAATTTATTGCCATTGTGGGTCCTTCAGGGTCCGGCAAAACAACGTTGTTGCAGCATTTTACTGGATTGCTTCGGCCTAGTTCTGGGCACATCTATGTTGATGATCACGACATTTGGGCCAAGGACTATCCAATCGCCGAATTACGTCGCCGAATCGGCTTAGTATTTCAATTTCCAGAGAACCAACTGTTCGAGCGAACCGTATATCTGGATGTTGCTTTTGCCCCTCTGATGCAACGTCTCTCGGCAGACGAGGTGTATCGGCGTGTTATAGAATCGCTCAACCAGGTCGGGCTTGCAGCTGAACAGATTCAAATGCGTTCCCCTCATCAATTAAGCCAGGGAGAAAAACGCCGCGTAGCCATTGCGGGCGTCTTGGCTATGAACCCAGAAATGTTAGTATTAGACGAACCAACAGCGGGTCTGGACCCACTGGGAGCGCGGACTCTCTTACAATTGCTAGAGCAAATTCACTCCAATGGCAAAACGATCGTATTAATCAGTCATCACTTGGATCTGGTTTTTCAGTTCGCGCATCGTCTTATTATCTTGAACCAGGGCCAGATCATTTTTGATGGCGATACGAAGCATATTTTTGACGATAGAAAGCTATTAGATCAAGCTCAATTGGAGCTGCCGCGAATTATTAAGCTTTTCCATTATTTGCAAAATCGGCAGTCTCGTCAGATGGATGGAAATTTTTCATTTCAAGCCTTTCAGAATATATTTAAAAATATGCTTCCCGAAGTGAAGAGCTTTAATTCATCAGGTGAGTGA
- a CDS encoding SLBB domain-containing protein gives MIKNLFSGGLMFPTSYRLGPGDRLGIHLLGKFQQSFDVIVNVEGKIYIPTVGVLFVADMSIDEVSKLLEKQLAKYYDNFSLSLMLIEPKRIPILVAGDINRPGKYYLSSLNTVLDAMMAAGGPTPHGSLRNIKVYREDQLITTVDFYEFLLTGKLRNEIYLQQYDRIVVPLVESMVSIQGEVKRQAKFELKSGANERLSDLIDMAGGFTDLAYLNKIEISRLLPNGDRTVFYVNYHEVLKNDSCADNIILKNEDQVKVYSILEQTHPKYVYIHGEVKRPGQYPFEENLRLLDLILKAGNLTRSAYILECEVAKIDPKMPTRFKQIPLQRVMIDPNSEHNVLLEEDDRVFIRRIPEWEVGPTVEVRGEVNFPGIYAITKDSTRLSEIIDKAGGFTEKALIRDASLIRPSVKTMPDKELERLMKLTPDQMSKNEYQYLVMKQNAQDISEIVVDFFKVCVLKNKADDPILEDGDIINIPRAPRVVYVTGRVAKPGGVVFKPNKKIKYYIEQAGGLAWDAKVRGTKVIKITGAILEDEKVKKLEAGDIIWVPRRPDRNWWALFSQTIAVVAQLATIYLIVDNAIKR, from the coding sequence ATGATAAAAAATTTGTTTTCAGGTGGATTAATGTTTCCCACAAGCTATCGTCTGGGGCCAGGGGATCGCTTGGGCATCCACTTATTGGGCAAATTCCAACAGAGCTTTGACGTCATTGTCAATGTAGAAGGCAAAATCTATATTCCGACAGTAGGGGTATTATTCGTTGCAGATATGAGCATCGATGAGGTCAGCAAACTATTGGAGAAACAGTTAGCCAAATATTATGACAATTTCTCGCTCAGTCTGATGCTAATAGAACCGAAGCGCATCCCAATATTAGTGGCTGGAGACATCAATCGACCTGGAAAATATTATCTGAGTTCGCTTAACACGGTTTTAGATGCCATGATGGCTGCAGGTGGCCCAACCCCACATGGTTCATTACGCAATATCAAAGTCTATCGAGAAGATCAGCTCATCACAACAGTCGATTTTTATGAGTTTTTGTTGACAGGGAAACTGCGCAATGAAATCTACTTGCAACAGTACGACCGAATCGTAGTACCCTTGGTGGAATCAATGGTCAGCATCCAAGGGGAGGTTAAGCGTCAAGCTAAGTTTGAATTAAAATCTGGCGCTAACGAGCGCTTATCCGACCTCATTGATATGGCTGGCGGTTTTACAGACCTGGCATATCTCAACAAGATTGAAATTAGCCGACTGCTACCTAATGGAGATCGCACTGTTTTCTATGTGAATTATCATGAGGTTTTGAAAAATGATAGCTGTGCTGATAACATTATTTTGAAAAATGAAGACCAGGTGAAAGTCTACTCTATTCTTGAACAGACGCATCCCAAATATGTTTACATCCATGGCGAAGTAAAAAGGCCAGGCCAATATCCCTTCGAGGAAAACTTGCGGTTATTAGATTTAATTTTAAAAGCTGGTAATTTGACTCGAAGCGCTTATATCCTCGAGTGTGAGGTAGCGAAAATTGACCCTAAAATGCCGACTCGATTTAAACAAATTCCTCTTCAACGCGTGATGATCGACCCTAATAGTGAACATAATGTTTTGCTGGAAGAGGATGATCGGGTATTCATTCGCCGTATACCTGAATGGGAGGTTGGGCCGACCGTGGAGGTCCGAGGCGAAGTGAATTTTCCAGGAATTTATGCAATTACCAAGGATAGTACTCGGTTGAGCGAAATTATTGATAAGGCCGGGGGCTTCACCGAAAAAGCACTGATCCGCGATGCCTCGCTGATTCGACCGAGCGTTAAAACCATGCCTGATAAAGAGCTGGAGCGATTGATGAAGCTCACCCCGGACCAAATGTCGAAAAATGAATATCAATACCTTGTCATGAAACAGAACGCTCAAGACATTTCGGAGATCGTCGTGGATTTCTTTAAGGTCTGCGTGCTGAAAAACAAGGCGGATGATCCAATTTTAGAAGATGGCGACATCATCAATATCCCGCGAGCTCCTCGCGTGGTTTATGTAACCGGGCGGGTGGCGAAGCCAGGCGGGGTGGTCTTTAAGCCGAACAAGAAGATCAAATACTATATAGAGCAGGCCGGTGGTCTTGCCTGGGATGCCAAGGTCAGGGGAACCAAGGTCATCAAAATTACTGGCGCCATTCTTGAAGATGAAAAAGTAAAAAAACTGGAAGCGGGCGATATCATCTGGGTTCCCAGAAGACCAGATCGAAACTGGTGGGCCCTATTCAGTCAAACTATCGCTGTTGTCGCCCAATTGGCGACCATCTATCTCATCGTTGATAATGCGATCAAACGCTAA
- a CDS encoding sigma-54 dependent transcriptional regulator — protein MNSLAEELDFNWDETNLEAPEELARSWGKNFGFDYYYPLVSRSPQIKDILKLIKKVAKSNATILIQGETGTGKELIASLIQFISLRSDKAFVKVNCAALPENLLESELFGHERGAFTGAYQTRIGKFEQAHGGTLFLDEIGDMTLSTQAKILRVLQDQEFTRVGGNKTISVDVRVITATNKELLKEIEQGKFRDDLYYRLNVVTINVPPLRERREDIPLIAEFFRRKFSCEIRKHTRGFTEDTMRLLKNHHWPGNIRELKNLVERAVLVVDEGQMITADDLALTGKDYFAAGGRDRRKNVGENWGFNTLKLEELEREAILQALEISRWVQKDAAKLLGISPRSLNYKVKYHNITHPSWKKNV, from the coding sequence ATGAATAGCTTAGCGGAAGAACTGGATTTCAATTGGGACGAGACAAATTTAGAGGCACCAGAAGAATTAGCACGGAGTTGGGGGAAAAATTTCGGATTTGATTATTATTATCCACTGGTCAGCCGGAGTCCTCAAATCAAGGATATCCTTAAGCTGATCAAAAAAGTTGCCAAGAGCAACGCAACTATATTAATTCAAGGAGAAACTGGTACCGGGAAAGAATTAATTGCCAGTCTGATTCAATTCATCAGTCTTCGTTCTGATAAGGCATTTGTGAAAGTTAATTGTGCTGCATTGCCTGAAAATCTCTTAGAAAGCGAATTATTCGGGCATGAGCGAGGCGCCTTCACTGGTGCTTATCAAACTCGTATAGGAAAATTCGAACAAGCTCATGGGGGGACCCTTTTTCTGGATGAGATTGGAGATATGACCCTCTCCACTCAAGCTAAAATTTTGCGCGTTCTACAGGATCAGGAGTTTACTCGGGTTGGAGGGAACAAAACCATTAGTGTGGATGTACGCGTCATCACAGCAACTAACAAAGAATTGCTAAAGGAGATCGAACAAGGCAAATTTAGAGACGATTTGTATTATCGTTTAAATGTTGTCACAATTAATGTACCACCACTGCGCGAGCGCCGCGAAGATATTCCGCTGATTGCCGAATTTTTCAGACGGAAATTCTCCTGCGAAATTCGAAAACACACTCGTGGCTTTACCGAAGATACAATGCGGTTGTTGAAAAACCATCACTGGCCAGGAAATATCAGAGAGCTGAAGAATCTGGTGGAGCGCGCAGTCTTGGTTGTTGACGAAGGACAGATGATCACTGCTGATGACCTTGCTCTGACAGGTAAAGATTATTTCGCAGCCGGCGGTCGGGATCGAAGAAAGAATGTTGGGGAAAATTGGGGATTTAACACTTTGAAATTAGAAGAGCTGGAGCGTGAAGCGATTTTGCAAGCGCTGGAAATCAGCCGATGGGTTCAAAAGGATGCGGCAAAGCTATTAGGCATTTCGCCACGATCGCTCAATTACAAAGTTAAATATCATAACATTACCCATCCGAGTTGGAAGAAAAACGTCTGA
- a CDS encoding DapH/DapD/GlmU-related protein — MNIIDTTAKIGEGTLIGNFTVIQQNVIIGKNCTIGNHVVIHEGTVIGDQVRIDDNTVIGKQPMRAKRSIFKSEPVPPAVIGSHCMIGAQVVIYAGSKIADHILIADTAAIRENVSIGEYTIVGRGVTVENFCTVGKKCKLETGCYITAYSEIGDYCFIAPMVTTTNDNYLGRTEERFKHFKGVTVKRGGRIGGRAVILPGITIGEDAVVGAGAVVTRDVPPRQVVVGVPAKYFRDTPVEQLLENQGWD, encoded by the coding sequence ATGAACATAATAGACACAACAGCGAAAATTGGCGAGGGTACGTTAATTGGAAATTTTACTGTGATTCAACAAAATGTGATAATCGGAAAGAATTGCACCATAGGAAATCATGTCGTGATTCATGAAGGGACAGTGATCGGCGACCAGGTGCGAATCGATGATAACACGGTGATCGGAAAACAGCCAATGCGGGCGAAGCGGAGCATTTTCAAATCAGAGCCAGTGCCACCTGCGGTGATCGGCAGTCATTGCATGATTGGCGCCCAAGTGGTGATCTACGCTGGCAGCAAAATTGCTGATCATATTTTAATTGCCGATACGGCGGCCATTCGGGAAAATGTCTCGATCGGCGAATATACGATCGTTGGACGAGGTGTAACAGTTGAAAATTTCTGCACTGTGGGCAAAAAATGCAAACTGGAAACAGGCTGTTACATTACCGCTTATTCGGAAATCGGAGATTACTGTTTCATCGCTCCGATGGTAACGACGACCAACGATAATTATTTGGGACGGACAGAGGAGCGATTCAAACATTTCAAGGGCGTCACTGTGAAACGCGGTGGCCGTATCGGTGGCCGAGCGGTGATTTTACCTGGCATTACCATTGGCGAGGATGCCGTGGTTGGAGCTGGCGCGGTCGTAACCCGAGATGTCCCTCCCAGACAAGTCGTGGTGGGAGTACCTGCTAAATATTTTCGCGATACGCCAGTTGAGCAGTTATTGGAAAATCAGGGATGGGATTAG
- the wecB gene encoding UDP-N-acetylglucosamine 2-epimerase (non-hydrolyzing), with translation MKIVSIVGARPQFIKAAPVSRALRKQHQELLLHTGQHYDDNMSKVFFDELGIPRPDINLGIGSDSHARQTAAIMIGVEQYLQQEQPDLVLVYGDTNSTLAGAIAASKLHIPIAHVEAGLRSFNRAMPEEINRIVADKVADLLFCPTATAVKNLADEGITNGVFNIGDVMYDAALQFAPIAEQKSQVFDRLKIEPKHYVLLTLHRAENTDSCDNLKRIITALSQAKQRIVFPVHPRTVKLLKHYQLYQMLERAEHVTVIEPVSYLDMIILEKNAEKILTDSGGVQKEAYFYRVPCITLRNETEWVETVADGWNCLVGTDVPKILAALESFSPNGQQQGHYGDGRASEKLVEILNSYFHNA, from the coding sequence ATGAAAATTGTCTCTATCGTCGGCGCCAGGCCACAGTTCATCAAAGCGGCGCCAGTTTCAAGGGCGCTACGAAAACAACATCAGGAGCTATTGCTGCACACAGGACAACATTATGACGATAACATGTCAAAGGTGTTCTTTGACGAATTGGGGATTCCTCGGCCAGACATCAATCTTGGCATTGGCTCGGACAGTCATGCTCGCCAGACCGCAGCGATTATGATCGGGGTGGAGCAATACTTGCAGCAGGAACAACCTGATTTAGTCCTGGTGTACGGCGATACCAATTCCACGCTGGCGGGGGCGATTGCGGCCAGCAAATTGCACATCCCGATTGCTCACGTTGAGGCGGGACTGCGCAGCTTCAATCGGGCCATGCCCGAGGAGATCAATCGCATCGTGGCGGATAAGGTGGCGGATTTGCTTTTCTGCCCTACCGCTACGGCCGTGAAAAATTTGGCGGACGAGGGAATTACCAACGGCGTTTTTAACATCGGAGATGTAATGTACGATGCAGCGCTGCAATTTGCCCCCATTGCAGAGCAGAAAAGTCAAGTTTTTGATCGGCTGAAAATCGAGCCGAAGCATTATGTATTGCTCACGCTGCATCGGGCTGAAAATACAGATTCATGCGACAATTTGAAGCGCATTATCACCGCTCTTAGCCAAGCCAAGCAGCGAATCGTTTTTCCTGTGCATCCTCGTACCGTGAAATTATTGAAGCATTATCAATTATACCAGATGCTGGAACGGGCCGAGCACGTGACAGTGATAGAGCCTGTCAGTTACCTTGATATGATTATTTTAGAGAAAAATGCTGAAAAAATTCTAACTGACTCTGGCGGTGTGCAGAAAGAGGCTTACTTTTATCGAGTGCCGTGCATTACGCTGAGAAATGAAACCGAATGGGTGGAGACCGTGGCCGATGGCTGGAACTGCCTGGTTGGGACCGATGTCCCAAAAATTTTGGCGGCGCTGGAGAGCTTTTCTCCCAATGGTCAGCAGCAGGGGCATTACGGTGACGGCAGGGCAAGCGAGAAGCTAGTTGAAATTTTGAATTCATATTTTCATAACGCATAG
- a CDS encoding Gfo/Idh/MocA family oxidoreductase, with amino-acid sequence MGVGNWGKNLLRNFYNLPQAKMSIICDSDNTALSRVALDYPGVDVTTDVNRLYDREDIDAVIIATPPEVHYELAKQFLLRGKHVFVEKPMVLDLAHGEELTRLAKQQRRLLMVGHILEYHPAFEKVKAMIDSGELGEIYYMYTSRVNLGIIRQTENSLWSFAPHDISIILMFMNQEPVRVVSTGQSFIQPGIEDVVFTTLHFADGKMAHIHVSWLDPHKIRKVTVVGSKKMAVIDDMEASEKIRIYDKGVHFTGNYTGFGEYLTLRIGDILIPTIKNVEPLKVECQHFIDCILNNKTPRSNGEDGLRVVRVLNAAQQSLKQGGVPVYL; translated from the coding sequence GTGGGGGTTGGAAATTGGGGGAAAAATTTGCTAAGAAATTTTTATAACCTCCCTCAAGCGAAAATGTCCATCATTTGTGACAGCGATAACACAGCGCTATCGCGGGTTGCGTTAGACTACCCTGGCGTCGATGTCACGACTGATGTCAATCGGCTCTATGACAGGGAGGATATTGATGCGGTGATCATTGCCACACCGCCAGAGGTGCATTATGAATTGGCAAAACAGTTCCTGTTGCGGGGAAAACATGTATTTGTTGAAAAGCCGATGGTATTAGATTTGGCTCATGGCGAAGAACTCACCCGTTTGGCGAAGCAACAGCGTCGTTTGTTGATGGTAGGTCATATCCTGGAATATCACCCCGCGTTCGAAAAGGTGAAGGCCATGATCGATTCAGGTGAGTTGGGCGAAATCTATTACATGTACACGTCGCGAGTCAATTTGGGAATAATTCGCCAGACGGAGAACTCCCTTTGGAGTTTTGCTCCGCATGACATTTCGATTATTTTGATGTTCATGAATCAGGAGCCGGTCCGGGTTGTGAGTACCGGCCAATCTTTCATTCAGCCTGGAATAGAAGATGTGGTTTTCACTACGCTCCATTTCGCAGATGGCAAAATGGCACATATTCATGTGAGCTGGCTCGATCCCCATAAAATTAGAAAAGTGACGGTCGTCGGCTCCAAAAAGATGGCTGTGATCGATGATATGGAAGCCTCGGAGAAGATCAGAATTTACGATAAAGGTGTTCATTTCACGGGCAACTACACGGGTTTCGGAGAATATCTGACCTTAAGGATCGGCGATATTCTGATCCCAACGATCAAAAATGTTGAGCCGTTGAAGGTTGAATGCCAGCATTTCATCGATTGCATCTTGAACAATAAAACCCCTCGTTCTAATGGCGAAGATGGCCTTCGAGTGGTACGAGTGTTAAATGCGGCCCAACAATCGCTTAAACAGGGCGGAGTACCAGTTTATTTATGA
- a CDS encoding Wzz/FepE/Etk N-terminal domain-containing protein, translating into MLPEQKANDIDLWDYVLVLHKHRQMILRNVMVVAFAIALISFMLPKTYRAVTTILPPEEAQSMELFSALYNSPLSNLILNETKTNSDLYVEILKSRSVLDLVLSREFQYPKDSQRANNKTLLQILHQKSLEKGRKKLLSKMSVNASQEGIITLSVELNDRYLASDVANALVEALDKVNKQKISSRAKNSRIYIENQLQITEQKLKAASEELVKFQEKYKAVSLEEQTKAAIEKAAELKGKILAKNVELGVALQTMKPNNVYVVQLKKEIEELERQYNYLQYGKEKADIKDQKEFYIPFANIPEVGLELANLMREVKVQETVWELLNQQYYQAKIQEARDTPTIQVLDEAVPPELSSRPKRKLLVLVGSFLALTLSMFWAFVIEYLERLRGHTESHNQIDRIMKDLKNDWNQIRDYIRKLKEQFIRRTKSSKPNNKSD; encoded by the coding sequence ATGTTGCCAGAGCAGAAGGCCAATGATATTGATCTCTGGGACTATGTGTTGGTGTTGCATAAACACCGTCAAATGATTCTCAGGAACGTAATGGTAGTTGCATTTGCAATTGCGCTGATCAGCTTCATGCTGCCAAAAACCTATAGGGCAGTGACAACGATCCTTCCGCCAGAGGAAGCTCAATCCATGGAGTTGTTTAGTGCACTATACAATTCACCATTATCGAACTTGATTCTCAACGAGACCAAGACGAACTCTGACCTTTACGTTGAAATTTTAAAAAGTCGCTCAGTTCTGGATTTAGTGCTATCTCGTGAATTCCAATATCCAAAGGATTCCCAGAGGGCTAATAATAAAACGCTGCTTCAAATTTTGCATCAAAAAAGCCTTGAAAAAGGGCGAAAAAAATTACTGTCAAAGATGAGCGTCAATGCCTCTCAGGAAGGGATCATTACCCTCTCAGTTGAATTGAACGATCGCTATTTAGCATCTGATGTAGCGAATGCCCTGGTTGAAGCCTTGGATAAAGTAAACAAACAAAAGATCAGTTCCCGGGCAAAAAATTCTCGGATTTATATTGAAAATCAACTCCAAATCACTGAGCAAAAATTGAAAGCGGCCTCTGAAGAACTGGTAAAATTCCAGGAAAAATATAAAGCTGTTTCTCTGGAGGAACAGACTAAGGCAGCGATCGAAAAGGCAGCGGAACTGAAGGGCAAAATTTTAGCCAAAAATGTTGAATTGGGGGTTGCACTTCAAACTATGAAACCCAACAACGTCTATGTGGTGCAGCTCAAAAAAGAGATCGAGGAACTAGAACGCCAATATAATTATCTCCAATATGGCAAAGAAAAAGCCGATATAAAAGATCAAAAGGAGTTCTATATTCCGTTTGCCAATATTCCGGAAGTAGGATTGGAATTGGCCAACTTGATGCGCGAAGTAAAAGTGCAAGAAACCGTATGGGAGTTGCTGAATCAGCAGTATTATCAGGCCAAAATTCAAGAAGCCAGGGACACGCCAACAATCCAGGTGCTGGATGAGGCGGTACCGCCAGAACTGAGTAGCCGACCTAAAAGAAAGCTGTTGGTGTTGGTCGGCTCGTTTTTGGCGCTGACCCTAAGCATGTTTTGGGCCTTTGTAATAGAATATCTGGAACGATTAAGGGGCCATACCGAAAGCCATAATCAAATCGATAGAATAATGAAAGATCTCAAAAATGATTGGAATCAAATTAGAGATTACATTAGGAAACTCAAAGAACAATTCATTAGGAGGACAAAGTCATCGAAACCAAACAACAAATCCGATTAG